From one Dermatophagoides farinae isolate YC_2012a chromosome 5, ASM2471394v1, whole genome shotgun sequence genomic stretch:
- the PMCA gene encoding plasma membrane calcium-transporting ATPase 3 isoform X2, translated as MATIGGSSNFDINLMELRELMDCRGLETIAKIQQKYGSVQNLCQKLRTSQNEGLSGDQQDLELRKQVFGANVIPPKPPKTFLQLVWEALQDVTLIILEVAAIISLALAFYKPPDGSDDEDATGGPLHEESEAGWIEGAAILVSVIIVVLVTAFNDYTKERQFRGLQSRIEHEHKFSVIRNSEVIQLLVSDLVVGDICQVKYGDLLPADGIIIQSNDLKVDESSLTGESDHVKKGLDYDPTLFSGTHVMEGSGRMVVTAVGINSQAGIIFALLGAAQTEDDEQKKKAKKEAKKKKKRKSIVSADEEAGEAGGVRPGSVGIGNTGGNSHPSNMMSMNAIGSSMAAPQYGADNIGGIRSVDSAGSGALTDSALTDSDHRKSRQDDETSNPRKEKSVLQAKLTKLAIQIGYGGSAIAVLTVVILILRFVIKKFVIQNKRFKMMYMQYFVKFVIIGVTVLVVAVPEGLPLAVTLALAYSVKKMMHDNNLVRHLDACETMGNATAICSDKTGTLTTNRMTAVQCYCCGVHYKQIPKFEQLPVNVSNTLIEAIAFNSAYTTRIMPPDNPGDNPKQVGNKTECALLGFVLDLGKDYQTLRDRMPEEKLYKVYTFNSVRKSMSTVIQLPNNEGFRVFTKGASEIIMKRCMFIFGKDGTLLRFPKEEQDKLIKNVIEPMASDGLRTIGVAYKDFVRRKPSSANEIQIDGEPNWDDEDYIQSRLTCLAIVGIEDPVRPEVPDAIRKCQQAGITVRMVTGDNVNTARSIATKCGIVKPGEDFLVLEGKEFNKRIRDARGEVRQELFDKIWPRLRVLARSSPSDKYVLVKHIIESKLNPNREVVAVTGDGTNDGPALKKADVGFAMGIAGTDVAKEASDIILTDDNFSSIVKAVMWGRNVYDSIAKFLQFQLTVNVVAVIVAFVGACAIEDSPLKAVQMLWVNLIMDTLASLALATELPTTDLLTRKPYGRTKPLISRTMMKNIIGHAIYQLTVIFFLLFAGHRFFDIDSGLGAELNALPSQHFTIIFNTFVMMTLFNEINSRKIHGERNIFEGLFTNPIFYGILFLTAFAQVIIVQFGGRPFSTASLTLEQWAWCIFFGVGVLVWGQLITTIPTKRIPKQFSWGSGPPEEMIDATSSLVEDGSSGSLSQDVKRTGQILWIRGLTRLQTQMLSGDHQMTRLFPVPYSKSALDQSIRVVNAFRSGIDRKVPSPILRRAAAMKSLSMDAGSYGSYSNLFPSSTSTTGFGRGAITTTVTKPIHPQHQHQHHYHNQQQQQQQHPSSAAATSTNDVKPRLPKSGESTDLDGLQDDQIEALLRSETEQALEGDMMDDFDDKTDNSLATIVYTNKTQNDNIIINGNAGNQSQSQSQQVSNKNIHQISNDASNDDSHDSSFASPLSSQSHTQSIQTSKPISASTNSATAAALATDTSATSTTTKLSSSSSSSSPPPPQPTTTTPTSSSLETPV; from the exons ATGGCAACAATTGGTGGTAGTAGTAATTTTGACATCAACTTAATGGAATTACGTGAATTAATGGATTGTCGTGGTCTTGAAACTATTGCAAAAATCCAACAAAAATATGGTAGCGTACAGAATCTATGCCAAAAATTACGAACATCCCAGAATGAAGGTCTTAGCGGTGATCAACAAGATCTTGAGCTAAGGAAACAGGTTTTCGGTGCCAATGTGATACCTCCAAAACCGCCAAAAACCTTTTTGCAATTGGTTTGGGAAGCATTACAAGATGTTACATTGATTATACTTGAAGTTGCTGCCATTATTTCGTTGGCACTCGCCTTCTATAAGCCTCCTGATGGCAGTGATGACGAAGACGCAACGG GCGGCCCATTACACGAAGAAAGTGAAGCTGGTTGGATTGAAGGTGCTGCCATTCTGGTCTCCGTAATCATTGTTGTCTTAGTCACTGCCTTCAATGATTATACAAAAGAACGCCAGTTTCGTGGCCTACAAAGTCGTATCGAACACGAGCACAAATTTTCAGTCATTCGCAATAGTGAAGTGATTCAATTGCTCGTATCCGATCTGGTTGTTGGCGACATTTGTCAGGTTAAATATGGTGATCTATTACCAGCCGATGGTATCATTATACAAAGCAATGATCTTAAAGTGGATGAATCCTCATTGACCGGTGAATCGGATCATGTGAAAAAAGGTCTTGATTATGATCCCACTCTTTTCTCTGGCACACATGTGATGGAAGGTAGTGGCCGTATGGTTGTTACCGCCGTCGGTATTAATTCACAAGCCGGTATTATATTCGCCCTATTGGGTGCCGCTCAAActgaagatgatgaacagaaaaagaaagcgAAAAAAG aagcaaaaaagaaaaagaaaaggaaaaGTATTGTATCGGCTGATGAAGAAGCAGGTGAAGCTGGTGGTGTTCGACCTGGAAGCGTTGGTATCGGTAATACCGGTGGTAATTCACATCCATCAAATATGATGAGTATGAATGCAATTGGATCATCGATGGCCGCACCACAATATGGTGCCGATAACATTGGTGGGATACGATCAGTGGATAGTGCTGGTAGTGGTGCATTGACTGATTCCGCATTAACCGATAGTGATCATCGTAAATCAAGacaagatgatgaaacatcAAATCCTCGCAAAGAAAAATCTGTGTTACAAGCAAAACTAACCAAATTAGCCATCCAAATCGGTTATGGAG GATCGGCAATCGCAGTGTTGACCGTTGTCATATTAATATTACGTTTTGTGATCAAGAAATTTgtcattcaaaacaaacgTTTTAAAATGATGTATATGCAATATTTTGTAAAATTTGTCATTATCGGCGTCACCGtacttgttgttgctgtgcCTGAAGGTCTTCCATTGGCTGTCACGTTGGCTTTAGCCTATTCAGTCAAA AAAATGATGCATGACAATAATCTGGTCCGTCATTTGGACGCTTGTGAAACGATGGGTAATGCTACGGCTATTTGCTCAGACAAAACCGGTACATTAACAACGAATCGTATGACGGCCGTACAATGCTATTGTTGTGGTGTTCATTATAAACAGATTCCCAAATTCGAGCAATTGCCCGTCAACGTTTCCAATACTTTGATCGAGGCAATCGCATTCAATAGTGCTTATACAACTAGAATTATG CCACCTGATAATCCGGGTGATAATCCGAAACAGGTTGGCAACAAAACTGAATGTGCCCTTCTTGGTTTTGTCTTGGATCTCGGTAAAGATTACCAAACATTACGTGATCGTATGCCCgaagaaaaattatataaagTTTATACATTCAATTCGGTCCGTAAATCAATGTCGACCGTTATACAATTACCAAACAATGAAGGTTTTCGTGTGTTCACTAAA GGTGCTTCCGAGATTATAATGAAACGTTGTATGTTTATATTCGGTAAAGATGGTACATTGTTGCGATTTCCAAAAGAAGAACAggataaattgattaaaaatgtgATTGAACCGATGGCATCGGATGGTCTACGTACAATCGGGGTGGCCTATAAAGATTTTGTTCGCCGTAAACCATCATCAGCTAATGAAATACAGATTGATGGAGAACCAAATTGggatgatgaagattataTACAATCACGTTTAACTTGTCTAGCTATTGTCGGTATTGAAGATCCTGTTCGACCTGAG GTGCCTGATGCTATTCGTAAATGTCAACAAGCTGGTATTACTGTTCGTATGGTAACCGGTGATAATGTTAATACGGCTAGATCGATTGCAACAAAATGTGGTATCGTGAAACCGGGTGAAGATTTTCTTGTACTTGAAGGCAAAGAATTTAATAAGCGTATTCGTGATGCGCGTGGTGAAGTACGGCAAGAATTATTCGATAAAATATGGCCGCGTTTACGTGTTTTAGCACGTTCATCACCGTCCGACAAATATGTGTTAGTCAAACACATTATTGAATCGAAGCTCAATCCAAATCGTGAAGTGGTTGCCGTCACCGGTGATGGCACTAATGATGGTCCGGCATTGAAAAAAGCTGATGTTGGTTTTGCCATGGGCATTGCCGGTACCGATGTTGCGAAGGAAGCATCGGACATTATTCTCACCGATGATAATTTCTCCAGTATTGTCAAGGCTGTTATGTGGGGCCGTAATGTTTATGATTCGATTGCaaaatttttacaatttcaattgaccgtaaatgttgttgctgtcaTTGTGGCCTTTGTTGGAGCCTGTGCCATTGAg GACAGTCCATTGAAAGCTGTACAAATGTTATGGGTAAATCTAATAATGGACACGTTGGCATCATTGGCATTGGCAACAGAATTACCAACCACCGATCTATTGACACGTAAACCATATGGCCGTACAAAACCATTAATTTCTCGTACAATGATGAAGAACATTATTGGCCATGCTATCTATCAATTGACCGTCATATTCTTCCTATTATTTGCCG gTCATCGATTTTTCGATATCGATTCTGGTCTTGGTGCCGAATTAAATGCGCTACCATCGCAACATTTTACCATCATATTCAACACGTTTGTCATGATGACATTGTTTAATGAGATtaattcaagaaaaattcatgGAGAACGAAATATTTTCGAAGGCCTGTTCACTAATCCCATTTTCTACGGAATTCTATTTCTCACTGCCTTTGCTCAA GTGATTATCGTCCAATTTGGTGGTCGACCATTTAGCACAGCCTCACTGACACTAGAGCAATGGGCGTGGTGTATATTTTTCGGTGTTGGCGTGTTAGTATGGGGACAATTGATCACAACGATTCCGACCAAACGAATAccgaaacaattttcatgGGGTAGTGGTCCACCCGAAGAGATGATCGATGCAACAAGTTCATTGGTTGAAGATGGTTCATCCGGTTCATTATCACAAGACGTTAAACGTACTGGCCAAATATTATGGATACGTGGATTAACACGTCTGCAGACTCAG ATGCTATCCGGCGATCATCAAATGACTCGATTGTTTCCGGTTCCATATAGTAAAAGTGCTCTTGATCAAAGC ATACGTGTGGTAAATGCATTCCGTAGTGGAATCGATCGTAAAGTACCCTCACCAATATTACGTCGTGCCGCTGcaatgaaatcattatcGATGGATGCCGGTAGCTATGGCAGTTATTCAAATctatttccatcatcaacatcgacaacaggATTTGGACGTGGTGCAATCACCACAACGGTTACAAAACCAATTCATccacaacatcaacatcagcatcattatcataatcaacaacaacaacaacaacaacatccatCATCGGCGGCCGCAACAAGCACAAATGATGTAAAACCGCGGCTACCAAAATCAGGTGAAAGTACTGATCTAGATGGTTTACAGGATGATCAGATCGAAGCATTATTACGTTCAGAAACGGAACAAGCATTAGAAGGTGATATGatggatgattttgatgataaaacagATAATAGTCTTGCAACAATTGTCTATACGAATAAAACACAAAATgataacatcattatcaatgggAATGCGGGcaatcaatcacaatcacaatcacaacaagtgtcaaataaaaatattcatcagaTAAGTAATGATGCTTCCAATGACGATTCtcatgattcatcatttgcatctccattatcatcacaatcacatACACAATCGATTCAAACTTCGAAACCAATAAGTGCATCAACTAAttcagcaacagcagcagcattagCAACAGATACATCGGCAACATCGACAACGACAAAGCtcagttcatcatcatcatcatcatcaccgccaccaccacaaccaacaaccacaacgcctacatcatcatcgttagaGACACCTGtttaa
- the PMCA gene encoding plasma membrane calcium-transporting ATPase 3 isoform X3, which translates to MATIGGSSNFDINLMELRELMDCRGLETIAKIQQKYGSVQNLCQKLRTSQNEGLSGDQQDLELRKQVFGANVIPPKPPKTFLQLVWEALQDVTLIILEVAAIISLALAFYKPPDGSDDEDATGGPLHEESEAGWIEGAAILVSVIIVVLVTAFNDYTKERQFRGLQSRIEHEHKFSVIRNSEVIQLLVSDLVVGDICQVKYGDLLPADGIIIQSNDLKVDESSLTGESDHVKKGLDYDPTLFSGTHVMEGSGRMVVTAVGINSQAGIIFALLGAAQTEDDEQKKKAKKEAKKKKKRKSIVSADEEAGEAGGVRPGSVGIGNTGGNSHPSNMMSMNAIGSSMAAPQYGADNIGGIRSVDSAGSGALTDSALTDSDHRKSRQDDETSNPRKEKSVLQAKLTKLAIQIGYGGSAIAVLTVVILILRFVIKKFVIQNKRFKMMYMQYFVKFVIIGVTVLVVAVPEGLPLAVTLALAYSVKKMMHDNNLVRHLDACETMGNATAICSDKTGTLTTNRMTAVQCYCCGVHYKQIPKFEQLPVNVSNTLIEAIAFNSAYTTRIMPPDNPGDNPKQVGNKTECALLGFVLDLGKDYQTLRDRMPEEKLYKVYTFNSVRKSMSTVIQLPNNEGFRVFTKGASEIIMKRCMFIFGKDGTLLRFPKEEQDKLIKNVIEPMASDGLRTIGVAYKDFVRRKPSSANEIQIDGEPNWDDEDYIQSRLTCLAIVGIEDPVRPEVPDAIRKCQQAGITVRMVTGDNVNTARSIATKCGIVKPGEDFLVLEGKEFNKRIRDARGEVRQELFDKIWPRLRVLARSSPSDKYVLVKHIIESKLNPNREVVAVTGDGTNDGPALKKADVGFAMGIAGTDVAKEASDIILTDDNFSSIVKAVMWGRNVYDSIAKFLQFQLTVNVVAVIVAFVGACAIEDSPLKAVQMLWVNLIMDTLASLALATELPTTDLLTRKPYGRTKPLISRTMMKNIIGHAIYQLTVIFFLLFAGHRFFDIDSGLGAELNALPSQHFTIIFNTFVMMTLFNEINSRKIHGERNIFEGLFTNPIFYGILFLTAFAQVIIVQFGGRPFSTASLTLEQWAWCIFFGVGVLVWGQLITTIPTKRIPKQFSWGSGPPEEMIDATSSLVEDGSSGSLSQDVKRTGQILWIRGLTRLQTQIRVVNAFRSGIDRKVPSPILRRAAAMKSLSMDAGSYGSYSNLFPSSTSTTGFGRGAITTTVTKPIHPQHQHQHHYHNQQQQQQQHPSSAAATSTNDVKPRLPKSGESTDLDGLQDDQIEALLRSETEQALEGDMMDDFDDKTDNSLATIVYTNKTQNDNIIINGNAGNQSQSQSQQVSNKNIHQISNDASNDDSHDSSFASPLSSQSHTQSIQTSKPISASTNSATAAALATDTSATSTTTKLSSSSSSSSPPPPQPTTTTPTSSSLETPV; encoded by the exons ATGGCAACAATTGGTGGTAGTAGTAATTTTGACATCAACTTAATGGAATTACGTGAATTAATGGATTGTCGTGGTCTTGAAACTATTGCAAAAATCCAACAAAAATATGGTAGCGTACAGAATCTATGCCAAAAATTACGAACATCCCAGAATGAAGGTCTTAGCGGTGATCAACAAGATCTTGAGCTAAGGAAACAGGTTTTCGGTGCCAATGTGATACCTCCAAAACCGCCAAAAACCTTTTTGCAATTGGTTTGGGAAGCATTACAAGATGTTACATTGATTATACTTGAAGTTGCTGCCATTATTTCGTTGGCACTCGCCTTCTATAAGCCTCCTGATGGCAGTGATGACGAAGACGCAACGG GCGGCCCATTACACGAAGAAAGTGAAGCTGGTTGGATTGAAGGTGCTGCCATTCTGGTCTCCGTAATCATTGTTGTCTTAGTCACTGCCTTCAATGATTATACAAAAGAACGCCAGTTTCGTGGCCTACAAAGTCGTATCGAACACGAGCACAAATTTTCAGTCATTCGCAATAGTGAAGTGATTCAATTGCTCGTATCCGATCTGGTTGTTGGCGACATTTGTCAGGTTAAATATGGTGATCTATTACCAGCCGATGGTATCATTATACAAAGCAATGATCTTAAAGTGGATGAATCCTCATTGACCGGTGAATCGGATCATGTGAAAAAAGGTCTTGATTATGATCCCACTCTTTTCTCTGGCACACATGTGATGGAAGGTAGTGGCCGTATGGTTGTTACCGCCGTCGGTATTAATTCACAAGCCGGTATTATATTCGCCCTATTGGGTGCCGCTCAAActgaagatgatgaacagaaaaagaaagcgAAAAAAG aagcaaaaaagaaaaagaaaaggaaaaGTATTGTATCGGCTGATGAAGAAGCAGGTGAAGCTGGTGGTGTTCGACCTGGAAGCGTTGGTATCGGTAATACCGGTGGTAATTCACATCCATCAAATATGATGAGTATGAATGCAATTGGATCATCGATGGCCGCACCACAATATGGTGCCGATAACATTGGTGGGATACGATCAGTGGATAGTGCTGGTAGTGGTGCATTGACTGATTCCGCATTAACCGATAGTGATCATCGTAAATCAAGacaagatgatgaaacatcAAATCCTCGCAAAGAAAAATCTGTGTTACAAGCAAAACTAACCAAATTAGCCATCCAAATCGGTTATGGAG GATCGGCAATCGCAGTGTTGACCGTTGTCATATTAATATTACGTTTTGTGATCAAGAAATTTgtcattcaaaacaaacgTTTTAAAATGATGTATATGCAATATTTTGTAAAATTTGTCATTATCGGCGTCACCGtacttgttgttgctgtgcCTGAAGGTCTTCCATTGGCTGTCACGTTGGCTTTAGCCTATTCAGTCAAA AAAATGATGCATGACAATAATCTGGTCCGTCATTTGGACGCTTGTGAAACGATGGGTAATGCTACGGCTATTTGCTCAGACAAAACCGGTACATTAACAACGAATCGTATGACGGCCGTACAATGCTATTGTTGTGGTGTTCATTATAAACAGATTCCCAAATTCGAGCAATTGCCCGTCAACGTTTCCAATACTTTGATCGAGGCAATCGCATTCAATAGTGCTTATACAACTAGAATTATG CCACCTGATAATCCGGGTGATAATCCGAAACAGGTTGGCAACAAAACTGAATGTGCCCTTCTTGGTTTTGTCTTGGATCTCGGTAAAGATTACCAAACATTACGTGATCGTATGCCCgaagaaaaattatataaagTTTATACATTCAATTCGGTCCGTAAATCAATGTCGACCGTTATACAATTACCAAACAATGAAGGTTTTCGTGTGTTCACTAAA GGTGCTTCCGAGATTATAATGAAACGTTGTATGTTTATATTCGGTAAAGATGGTACATTGTTGCGATTTCCAAAAGAAGAACAggataaattgattaaaaatgtgATTGAACCGATGGCATCGGATGGTCTACGTACAATCGGGGTGGCCTATAAAGATTTTGTTCGCCGTAAACCATCATCAGCTAATGAAATACAGATTGATGGAGAACCAAATTGggatgatgaagattataTACAATCACGTTTAACTTGTCTAGCTATTGTCGGTATTGAAGATCCTGTTCGACCTGAG GTGCCTGATGCTATTCGTAAATGTCAACAAGCTGGTATTACTGTTCGTATGGTAACCGGTGATAATGTTAATACGGCTAGATCGATTGCAACAAAATGTGGTATCGTGAAACCGGGTGAAGATTTTCTTGTACTTGAAGGCAAAGAATTTAATAAGCGTATTCGTGATGCGCGTGGTGAAGTACGGCAAGAATTATTCGATAAAATATGGCCGCGTTTACGTGTTTTAGCACGTTCATCACCGTCCGACAAATATGTGTTAGTCAAACACATTATTGAATCGAAGCTCAATCCAAATCGTGAAGTGGTTGCCGTCACCGGTGATGGCACTAATGATGGTCCGGCATTGAAAAAAGCTGATGTTGGTTTTGCCATGGGCATTGCCGGTACCGATGTTGCGAAGGAAGCATCGGACATTATTCTCACCGATGATAATTTCTCCAGTATTGTCAAGGCTGTTATGTGGGGCCGTAATGTTTATGATTCGATTGCaaaatttttacaatttcaattgaccgtaaatgttgttgctgtcaTTGTGGCCTTTGTTGGAGCCTGTGCCATTGAg GACAGTCCATTGAAAGCTGTACAAATGTTATGGGTAAATCTAATAATGGACACGTTGGCATCATTGGCATTGGCAACAGAATTACCAACCACCGATCTATTGACACGTAAACCATATGGCCGTACAAAACCATTAATTTCTCGTACAATGATGAAGAACATTATTGGCCATGCTATCTATCAATTGACCGTCATATTCTTCCTATTATTTGCCG gTCATCGATTTTTCGATATCGATTCTGGTCTTGGTGCCGAATTAAATGCGCTACCATCGCAACATTTTACCATCATATTCAACACGTTTGTCATGATGACATTGTTTAATGAGATtaattcaagaaaaattcatgGAGAACGAAATATTTTCGAAGGCCTGTTCACTAATCCCATTTTCTACGGAATTCTATTTCTCACTGCCTTTGCTCAA GTGATTATCGTCCAATTTGGTGGTCGACCATTTAGCACAGCCTCACTGACACTAGAGCAATGGGCGTGGTGTATATTTTTCGGTGTTGGCGTGTTAGTATGGGGACAATTGATCACAACGATTCCGACCAAACGAATAccgaaacaattttcatgGGGTAGTGGTCCACCCGAAGAGATGATCGATGCAACAAGTTCATTGGTTGAAGATGGTTCATCCGGTTCATTATCACAAGACGTTAAACGTACTGGCCAAATATTATGGATACGTGGATTAACACGTCTGCAGACTCAG ATACGTGTGGTAAATGCATTCCGTAGTGGAATCGATCGTAAAGTACCCTCACCAATATTACGTCGTGCCGCTGcaatgaaatcattatcGATGGATGCCGGTAGCTATGGCAGTTATTCAAATctatttccatcatcaacatcgacaacaggATTTGGACGTGGTGCAATCACCACAACGGTTACAAAACCAATTCATccacaacatcaacatcagcatcattatcataatcaacaacaacaacaacaacaacatccatCATCGGCGGCCGCAACAAGCACAAATGATGTAAAACCGCGGCTACCAAAATCAGGTGAAAGTACTGATCTAGATGGTTTACAGGATGATCAGATCGAAGCATTATTACGTTCAGAAACGGAACAAGCATTAGAAGGTGATATGatggatgattttgatgataaaacagATAATAGTCTTGCAACAATTGTCTATACGAATAAAACACAAAATgataacatcattatcaatgggAATGCGGGcaatcaatcacaatcacaatcacaacaagtgtcaaataaaaatattcatcagaTAAGTAATGATGCTTCCAATGACGATTCtcatgattcatcatttgcatctccattatcatcacaatcacatACACAATCGATTCAAACTTCGAAACCAATAAGTGCATCAACTAAttcagcaacagcagcagcattagCAACAGATACATCGGCAACATCGACAACGACAAAGCtcagttcatcatcatcatcatcatcaccgccaccaccacaaccaacaaccacaacgcctacatcatcatcgttagaGACACCTGtttaa